In Methylotenera sp. L2L1, the following proteins share a genomic window:
- a CDS encoding bifunctional diguanylate cyclase/phosphodiesterase, whose protein sequence is MSLIKQLWLAIILILALASSGSFILSTLSGKQYLEKQLQMKNNDNAVTLALSMTQLPKDPVTLDLLLSAQFDSGYYQHIALTDTNGTVLSERINKNIKTYAPQWFVNAIPLQVDAGLAEIQEGWSQFGTLRVESNTSFAYNKLWDATIQIALWVLLIGLISCYLAGQLLKKILKPLDEVVDQARAIGESRFIMTKVPKTKEFKAVVNAMNTLSNRVKKTVSEESARLDQLRFDNNFDHVTGLMNHDYFVKKVNASISHEEYFNEGVLVITRILNIAEIDQKLGYKETNQLLKIISDALQHLCDQNTALSASRLSGADFSVFSNQPADCYSLGTTINSAFEKVSNITGQDILVNFLTISTRITKLDSAENIINSVHHVLDDIGTESSNNLHVINSGELHQYQDHNLQEWKNLLSSALDNNRIKLESYPVINQVGELIHYESPVRLQLATDGKWFCAGEFITWADKLNLINRVDELVLQTAINSLANGAMPIGLNISASAICNPAFIDVAMSSIKNQAQVADKLYFEVPEQSAFDHLSEFRQFCIAVKALGCKVGIEHVGTRISRLGELHDIGLDYIKIDASVIRDINKNEANKTLLRGLCMIAHSIGVIAIAEGVQNNDEISTLKLIGIDGMTGPGISL, encoded by the coding sequence ATGTCACTAATTAAGCAACTATGGTTAGCTATTATTTTAATTCTAGCGTTAGCTTCTAGCGGTAGTTTTATTTTGAGCACATTATCTGGCAAGCAATATTTAGAAAAACAATTGCAAATGAAAAATAATGATAACGCAGTCACACTTGCCTTATCGATGACTCAGCTACCTAAAGACCCCGTCACATTAGATTTATTATTGTCGGCCCAATTTGACTCTGGCTACTACCAACACATTGCGCTCACTGACACTAATGGCACAGTACTTAGTGAGCGTATTAACAAAAACATTAAAACCTACGCCCCCCAATGGTTTGTGAACGCAATCCCTTTACAAGTGGACGCGGGCCTTGCTGAAATACAAGAAGGCTGGTCACAGTTCGGCACATTAAGGGTTGAAAGCAACACCTCATTTGCCTATAACAAACTTTGGGATGCCACCATACAAATTGCATTATGGGTATTATTGATTGGCCTTATCAGTTGCTACTTGGCTGGACAGTTGCTTAAAAAAATACTCAAACCACTTGATGAAGTTGTAGATCAAGCCAGAGCAATTGGTGAAAGCCGGTTTATCATGACCAAAGTACCTAAAACCAAAGAGTTTAAAGCTGTTGTAAATGCAATGAACACGCTGTCGAATAGAGTAAAGAAAACGGTCAGTGAAGAGTCTGCAAGGCTAGATCAACTCAGATTCGATAATAACTTTGACCATGTAACAGGCTTAATGAACCATGATTATTTTGTTAAAAAAGTCAACGCAAGCATCAGTCATGAAGAGTACTTTAATGAAGGTGTACTGGTAATTACCAGAATACTGAACATTGCAGAAATCGATCAAAAATTAGGCTACAAAGAAACCAACCAATTATTAAAAATCATCAGTGATGCACTGCAGCATTTATGTGACCAAAATACAGCGCTATCTGCTAGTCGACTTAGTGGTGCTGATTTCTCTGTATTTTCGAACCAACCAGCAGACTGCTACAGCCTTGGCACCACGATTAATAGCGCCTTTGAAAAAGTGAGCAATATTACGGGTCAAGATATCTTGGTCAACTTCCTCACCATATCAACACGCATCACAAAATTAGACAGTGCAGAAAACATTATTAACTCAGTGCATCATGTACTAGATGACATCGGTACCGAAAGTAGTAACAACTTACATGTCATTAACTCAGGAGAGCTTCATCAATACCAGGACCACAACTTACAAGAGTGGAAAAACCTTCTAAGCTCGGCTTTAGATAACAACAGAATCAAGCTTGAGAGCTACCCTGTCATCAATCAAGTTGGTGAATTAATCCACTATGAATCTCCGGTAAGACTGCAACTCGCAACCGACGGAAAATGGTTCTGCGCTGGCGAATTCATTACATGGGCAGACAAATTAAACTTGATTAACCGTGTAGATGAGCTCGTATTACAAACTGCCATTAACTCACTCGCCAATGGCGCAATGCCCATTGGGCTTAATATATCAGCCAGCGCAATTTGCAACCCTGCATTTATTGATGTTGCAATGAGTAGTATTAAAAATCAGGCTCAAGTGGCAGATAAACTTTATTTTGAAGTTCCAGAACAAAGTGCTTTTGATCACTTATCAGAGTTCCGTCAATTTTGCATTGCCGTGAAAGCGCTGGGATGCAAGGTGGGAATAGAGCACGTTGGTACACGTATTTCACGCTTAGGTGAGCTACATGATATTGGATTAGATTACATTAAAATTGATGCTTCAGTTATTCGTGACATTAATAAAAATGAAGCCAATAAAACGCTACTTAGAGGCTTGTGCATGATTGCACACTCTATTGGTGTAATTGCAATTGCCGAGGGCGTGCAAAATAATGATGAGATAAGCACACTGAAGCTAATTGGCATTGATGGGATGACTGGCCCTGGCATTTCACTCTGA
- a CDS encoding response regulator transcription factor: protein MQDIFVSNLSERINSWIEAFPDSEIVTDILNVTDYPNSAQLEADGTVFWLHINEEEPAWLSNMVSNIIKQFESAKVVVLANAPNQAGCFSALSAGAVGYAHAYSSAAMLSEIKTVIGHGGLWLGQELLQRLIETSTKLVGNQPAYVDSLLAQLTSREREVALEVAKGLSNKEVARVLNITDRTVKAHLAATFERLGAKDRLQLALMLNTR, encoded by the coding sequence ATGCAGGATATTTTTGTTAGTAATTTATCGGAACGTATTAATTCTTGGATTGAGGCTTTTCCAGATTCGGAAATCGTGACAGACATTTTAAATGTTACTGATTATCCAAACTCTGCTCAATTAGAGGCTGATGGCACAGTGTTTTGGCTGCATATTAATGAAGAAGAGCCAGCTTGGTTAAGTAACATGGTCAGCAATATTATTAAGCAGTTTGAATCCGCAAAAGTGGTTGTGCTTGCAAATGCGCCTAATCAGGCTGGTTGTTTTTCTGCATTAAGCGCAGGAGCAGTGGGGTATGCGCATGCTTACTCATCTGCGGCAATGTTAAGCGAAATTAAAACAGTCATCGGACATGGTGGTTTATGGTTAGGGCAGGAGTTACTGCAACGATTAATTGAAACATCCACTAAATTAGTTGGCAATCAGCCTGCTTACGTGGATAGCTTGCTTGCTCAGTTAACCAGCCGAGAGAGAGAAGTGGCGCTTGAGGTGGCTAAAGGGTTAAGCAATAAAGAGGTGGCTAGAGTGCTGAATATTACCGATCGTACGGTTAAAGCGCATTTGGCTGCAACTTTTGAGCGTTTAGGCGCTAAGGATAGGTTGCAATTGGCGTTGATGCTCAACACGCGCTAA
- a CDS encoding HlyD family type I secretion periplasmic adaptor subunit — translation MSEDLFKKLETINRFLKSQSWLTKPIYYFLDKWTPTETKEDLPWHEEADLVILEQTPVKARLLLYTIAVTMLLLVLWAFFAKVDEVVRGDGRVIPSKQVQVIQSLDGGIVSEILVSEGESVAVGAPLIRIDETRAISSLRENQSQYLAYLAKQYRLRALAEGTGFNPPEEVRKEVPETYDQEYALYNSSKEELQSAVEIARDQTVQREKELLEVQFRKEIAEKNYESAKKELAANKPLLSSGAVSEIDILKLERETNKAKGDIDQARAQISRIESSIGEARRKVSEVQQTFQSKVRTELNDITARLNSVSEVSVSLKDKVNQSTLKSPVNGKVSRLFYNTVGGVIQPGKEVLEVVPTDDALILETKIQIRDIAFISLLQPAVVKLTAYDYTVYGALDATVENIAPDSIVDEKGNAYYIVRVRTLKSNLGKGLPIIPGMVAQVDIMTGKKTILSYLLKPVLKAKSYAFSER, via the coding sequence ATGAGTGAAGACCTATTCAAAAAGCTAGAAACAATTAATCGCTTTCTTAAAAGCCAATCTTGGCTGACAAAACCTATTTACTATTTTTTAGATAAATGGACCCCTACTGAGACCAAAGAGGATTTGCCTTGGCATGAAGAGGCAGACCTAGTCATTCTCGAGCAAACACCAGTCAAAGCCAGATTGCTGTTGTACACAATTGCGGTGACGATGTTACTGTTAGTACTTTGGGCTTTTTTTGCCAAGGTTGATGAAGTTGTACGGGGTGATGGGCGTGTGATTCCATCCAAGCAGGTACAAGTGATTCAATCACTAGACGGCGGTATTGTCTCCGAGATTTTAGTGAGTGAAGGGGAGTCTGTCGCAGTGGGAGCGCCGCTGATTCGTATCGATGAGACACGTGCAATATCATCACTGAGAGAAAACCAATCACAATATTTGGCTTACTTAGCTAAGCAATACAGGCTAAGGGCTTTAGCTGAAGGTACAGGCTTTAACCCGCCGGAAGAAGTGCGTAAAGAGGTGCCTGAAACCTATGATCAAGAATACGCGCTCTACAACTCAAGCAAGGAGGAGTTGCAGTCTGCTGTTGAAATTGCGCGTGATCAGACGGTTCAGCGTGAGAAAGAGTTGCTCGAAGTACAGTTCCGCAAAGAAATTGCTGAAAAGAATTATGAGTCTGCCAAGAAAGAGCTTGCTGCCAATAAGCCGTTGTTATCCAGTGGTGCGGTGTCTGAAATTGATATCCTGAAGCTGGAGCGAGAAACGAATAAAGCTAAGGGGGATATTGATCAGGCGCGTGCTCAAATCAGCCGAATTGAAAGCTCTATTGGAGAGGCACGGCGTAAGGTTTCAGAAGTGCAACAAACGTTCCAAAGTAAGGTGCGTACTGAATTGAATGATATTACGGCTCGTTTAAATAGCGTGTCTGAGGTCAGTGTTTCGCTTAAAGATAAAGTGAACCAGTCCACACTAAAATCTCCCGTTAACGGTAAAGTGAGTCGACTTTTTTATAATACGGTAGGTGGGGTGATTCAGCCAGGTAAAGAGGTGCTGGAGGTTGTGCCGACCGATGATGCTTTAATATTAGAAACTAAAATCCAGATTAGAGATATTGCTTTTATTAGTTTGTTGCAGCCTGCAGTGGTCAAGTTAACCGCCTATGACTATACGGTGTATGGTGCATTAGATGCAACAGTAGAGAATATTGCACCAGACTCTATTGTTGATGAAAAAGGCAATGCTTATTACATTGTACGTGTGCGTACGCTTAAATCTAACCTTGGTAAAGGGTTGCCGATTATTCCTGGCATGGTGGCGCAAGTTGATATTATGACTGGCAAGAAAACCATACTTTCTTATTTATTAAAACCAGTTTTAAAAGCGAAGTCGTACGCTTTCAGTGAGAGATAG
- a CDS encoding type I secretion system permease/ATPase, with protein MRQDDVSQFASEGVVDTLLESLLLVCRMHGVATTRDALVAGLPLRDGKMTPALVKRSASRVQLAATILKKSLVKTRQEFLPAILLLKDDEACVITNVNLETKLVGVIFPELGDAEVSVPLEELMARSAGYFIVAKLKFTFDQRAPSVGKVTVRHWFWGSLAENSRIYRDIMVAAFVVNMFALAMPLFTMNVYDRVLPNQATETLWVMSLGVSLIFIGDLVLRTMRGYFLDWASTRIDIKLTARIMEQVLGIRLEQRPNSVGSFASNLRSFETVRDFITSATITTLIDIPFGLIFIGVIAWIAWPMIIPVLLGAVVILIYSFSVQTKMHDLSETMYRASAIRNATLIESLVGLETVKALGIEGQMQRKWEHSAHFLTEVSSKLRLLSSSINNGATTMQQLIAVSLVVLGVYLVINGELTMGGLIACTMLASRALVPIAQTAGLLTQYHNAATSLNSLDEIMQRPVERPADSTFLSRPVFNGDIEFREVSFSYPGAEGNALTKVSFKIKAGEHVAILGRMGSGKSTIHKLILGLYQPTEGAVLIDGIDARQIDPAELRRSVGYVQQDTQLFYGSMRDNLTISAPHVDDAAVIAAARVGGIDEFVNSHPKGFDMLIGERGETLSGGQRQGVGVARAFINKPAILLLDEPTSAMDHSGEDAIKTRLIESTQNKTLLLISHRSSLYALVNRIIVIDSGRVVADGAKDQVTDALRNGKIGKAL; from the coding sequence ATGCGTCAGGATGATGTGAGTCAGTTCGCTAGCGAAGGTGTGGTTGATACATTACTAGAAAGTCTGCTATTAGTTTGTCGTATGCATGGCGTAGCGACCACCCGTGACGCGCTAGTTGCAGGCTTGCCGCTTCGTGATGGTAAGATGACGCCAGCCTTAGTCAAGCGCTCAGCAAGCCGTGTGCAATTAGCAGCAACCATTTTAAAAAAGTCATTGGTTAAAACAAGGCAAGAATTTTTACCAGCCATTTTGCTGCTAAAAGATGATGAAGCTTGTGTGATTACCAATGTTAATCTTGAGACTAAGCTCGTTGGTGTTATTTTCCCTGAGTTAGGTGATGCTGAAGTTTCTGTGCCATTAGAAGAGTTAATGGCTAGAAGCGCTGGTTATTTTATTGTCGCTAAACTTAAGTTTACCTTTGATCAGCGTGCACCAAGTGTTGGTAAAGTGACTGTGCGCCACTGGTTTTGGGGTTCTTTAGCAGAAAATAGCCGCATTTACCGAGATATTATGGTGGCAGCATTTGTGGTGAACATGTTTGCATTAGCCATGCCCCTATTTACAATGAATGTTTATGATCGGGTGTTACCTAATCAAGCGACAGAGACTTTGTGGGTGATGTCTCTTGGCGTTTCATTGATATTTATCGGCGATTTAGTGCTGCGTACGATGCGAGGTTACTTTCTTGATTGGGCGAGCACTAGAATCGACATTAAACTTACTGCACGTATCATGGAGCAGGTGTTAGGTATTCGTTTAGAGCAGAGACCAAACTCCGTTGGGTCTTTTGCGTCAAATCTGCGCTCGTTTGAAACGGTACGCGATTTTATTACTTCGGCAACGATTACTACTTTGATTGATATTCCATTTGGCTTGATTTTTATCGGAGTAATCGCTTGGATTGCTTGGCCGATGATTATCCCTGTGCTGTTAGGTGCAGTAGTGATTCTTATCTATTCATTTAGCGTGCAAACTAAAATGCATGATCTTTCTGAAACCATGTACCGTGCCAGCGCCATCAGAAACGCGACCTTGATTGAGAGCTTGGTTGGATTAGAGACTGTGAAAGCATTAGGTATCGAAGGGCAGATGCAACGTAAGTGGGAGCACAGTGCGCATTTTCTGACAGAGGTTTCTAGCAAGTTACGTTTGTTATCGTCATCCATTAACAATGGCGCAACAACGATGCAGCAGTTAATTGCCGTCAGTTTGGTGGTACTAGGTGTTTATTTGGTGATTAATGGTGAGTTGACCATGGGCGGTTTGATTGCTTGTACGATGCTTGCTTCACGTGCATTAGTGCCTATTGCACAAACTGCTGGTTTACTGACGCAGTATCATAATGCAGCAACGTCTCTAAACTCTCTTGATGAGATTATGCAAAGACCAGTGGAGCGTCCGGCCGATAGCACATTCCTATCCAGACCAGTTTTTAATGGAGATATTGAATTCAGAGAGGTTTCCTTTAGCTATCCAGGTGCAGAAGGTAATGCGCTCACTAAAGTGTCTTTTAAAATTAAAGCGGGTGAGCATGTTGCGATACTGGGGCGCATGGGTTCAGGCAAGTCAACTATACATAAATTGATTTTAGGGTTGTATCAGCCTACAGAAGGTGCTGTATTGATTGATGGCATTGATGCACGTCAGATTGACCCAGCTGAATTGCGCCGTAGTGTTGGCTATGTGCAGCAAGATACACAATTGTTCTATGGATCAATGCGTGACAATTTAACGATTTCTGCGCCACATGTGGATGATGCTGCTGTGATTGCCGCTGCACGTGTTGGCGGTATAGATGAGTTTGTAAACTCACATCCCAAAGGTTTTGATATGTTGATTGGTGAGCGAGGTGAAACCTTGTCTGGTGGGCAGCGACAAGGCGTTGGTGTCGCACGTGCTTTTATTAACAAACCTGCGATATTGCTATTGGATGAGCCTACCAGTGCGATGGATCATTCTGGTGAGGATGCAATTAAGACACGCTTGATTGAGAGTACCCAAAACAAGACATTACTTTTAATTTCACATCGATCATCACTTTATGCGCTAGTTAACAGGATTATCGTGATTGACTCAGGCAGAGTTGTTGCTGACGGTGCAAAAGACCAAGTGACCGATGCGTTAAGAAATGGCAAGATTGGTAAAGCGCTATGA
- a CDS encoding type II secretion system protein GspD: MSTLEVYQILEKISMNQIVLHKNLKAATCRYLSLLLQAMLLNMTYMSYLHAADDESLALTATERVVQSNPSEVNSTVQSNKKISPPKKIASSGEEAIISKLEFKQANIVDVVRALADMSGLNIVATEDAAKKNVTVFLQNITVKNALDTIAKNSGLWYRQDKTSETYRVMSTEEYQRDMVVYREDTTKIFNLLHPNPTEVATVIRDVYGSRVIVSQLCDSGAVRKLGGIANAANNTTGSVRTTSSNRASANQNNRQQNANNRNNILGINGQSENLVNEKMSADQLQQLDEIVVTSNGNTIAAERLSKISSSEPSIYLSVNCEHNLIILRTSDNAAIKDIEHLIKEMDRPVPQVLLEMKILELTMGDSFEQLFDLNYQAGTTTKGPGVFSTAIPTLPIGTLSNQNNLTLGAGSLVYQFLSDRISAKIQLLETKNKVKTISSPVLLASNNRKSELFVGTQNLITTGFNPGTVVTPANGSPVTVAPTPITELQDVGPKLTITPKINADKTVTIEIDQAVTSIIRDLSQVLVPDATGNLTQQFVDGLNVATINGIVTAKDGLTVAIGGLIKNSDSKVDTRVPVFSSIPLLGELFKGKKDVSSRTEMVLLITPHIISTASESDDITRDVMEPMTEQEW; encoded by the coding sequence ATGAGTACCTTAGAGGTGTATCAAATTTTGGAAAAAATAAGTATGAATCAAATAGTGCTACATAAAAATTTAAAAGCTGCGACGTGTAGATATTTAAGCTTGTTATTACAAGCAATGCTATTAAATATGACGTATATGTCTTATTTACATGCGGCGGATGATGAAAGCTTAGCCTTAACTGCCACTGAGCGGGTGGTTCAGTCCAATCCATCTGAAGTTAACTCAACGGTTCAATCTAATAAAAAGATCTCGCCACCTAAAAAGATAGCTTCTTCTGGAGAGGAGGCTATTATCAGTAAGCTTGAATTTAAACAAGCTAACATTGTGGATGTAGTCCGTGCGCTTGCAGATATGTCTGGTTTGAATATCGTAGCAACTGAAGATGCTGCGAAAAAAAATGTAACGGTTTTTTTACAAAACATTACAGTGAAAAATGCGCTTGATACGATAGCTAAAAACAGTGGTCTTTGGTACAGGCAAGACAAGACAAGTGAAACTTATCGTGTTATGAGTACCGAAGAATATCAGCGTGATATGGTTGTGTATCGTGAGGACACAACAAAGATTTTTAACTTATTACATCCTAACCCAACCGAAGTGGCAACTGTTATTAGAGATGTTTATGGTTCGCGTGTGATTGTTTCTCAGTTATGTGATTCTGGAGCAGTTAGAAAGCTGGGAGGCATAGCTAATGCTGCCAACAATACTACTGGATCAGTTCGTACTACAAGTAGCAATAGAGCATCTGCTAATCAAAACAATAGACAGCAAAATGCGAACAATCGTAACAATATTTTGGGGATTAATGGACAATCAGAAAATCTCGTTAATGAAAAAATGTCTGCTGATCAACTTCAACAGCTTGATGAGATTGTCGTTACATCTAATGGAAACACAATTGCGGCTGAGCGTTTAAGTAAAATATCTAGTAGTGAGCCCTCAATTTATTTAAGTGTAAATTGTGAACATAACCTGATTATCTTACGTACTAGTGATAATGCTGCGATTAAAGACATAGAACATCTAATTAAAGAAATGGATAGACCTGTACCCCAAGTATTATTAGAAATGAAAATACTAGAATTAACAATGGGGGATAGTTTTGAGCAGTTGTTCGATTTAAATTATCAGGCTGGTACTACTACAAAAGGACCTGGTGTTTTTTCAACAGCAATCCCAACTTTGCCGATAGGTACTTTAAGCAATCAAAATAATCTAACATTAGGTGCGGGTTCTCTTGTATATCAATTTTTAAGCGACAGAATCAGTGCAAAAATTCAATTGCTAGAAACAAAGAATAAAGTAAAAACAATTAGTTCTCCTGTTCTCTTGGCTTCAAACAACCGTAAATCAGAGTTGTTTGTCGGTACGCAAAACTTGATCACGACTGGTTTTAATCCAGGCACCGTGGTAACACCAGCTAATGGTTCACCAGTTACGGTTGCACCTACTCCAATTACTGAACTACAAGATGTAGGGCCTAAGTTAACCATTACGCCAAAGATCAACGCAGATAAAACAGTAACAATTGAAATTGATCAAGCCGTGACAAGTATCATTCGTGATTTATCTCAGGTTCTAGTACCCGATGCGACTGGTAACCTTACACAGCAATTTGTTGATGGCCTAAATGTGGCGACGATTAACGGTATTGTGACGGCTAAAGACGGGCTTACTGTTGCGATTGGTGGATTGATTAAGAACAGTGATAGTAAGGTTGATACAAGAGTCCCTGTATTTAGCAGTATTCCTTTATTAGGTGAGCTATTTAAAGGTAAAAAAGATGTGAGTAGCCGTACGGAAATGGTGCTACTGATTACACCACACATTATTAGTACTGCTTCTGAATCTGATGATATTACCAGAGATGTCATGGAGCCAATGACCGAGCAAGAGTGGTAA
- a CDS encoding type II secretion system F family protein has protein sequence MATFKYIAVDAKGKESKGAVQAVDSRSAVAQLRQQSLFVVKIDENASETTSATGGLSKELNFAGLSDLRSVPTRDLVFFFKQLSFMLRAGLPVLQALQLSHTQVSAGRLRSVIGRMITDIETGSQLSQAMAKHPGVFPLIAVNLMVAGEFTGDIDAIADRLATHLEKRVALKSQTINALIYPGVVVLVALGVVTFLVVKIIPTFAKFLAGKGNALPPSTQFLIDASNFALKYGLHIIGSLVILVVAIVVAYNTPNGRLKIDGFLLRIPVIGQLLTCGAVAELTWSLSMMLRSGLTVFDALKISSNVIANRLISTKLKSASEMILTGKDMASSIRNPAIPELVTQMISIGERTGTLDHVLMELGVFYEAQLQVGIKRLSAMIEPALILVIGGIVGFVYYAFFQAMFSLAKG, from the coding sequence ATGGCTACGTTCAAATATATTGCGGTGGATGCAAAAGGCAAAGAGAGTAAGGGGGCGGTTCAAGCAGTTGACTCTCGTTCTGCCGTAGCTCAATTGCGACAACAAAGTTTGTTTGTTGTAAAAATCGATGAAAATGCATCAGAAACAACATCTGCCACTGGTGGTCTTTCCAAAGAGTTAAATTTTGCCGGCTTAAGTGATTTGCGCTCTGTGCCAACGCGGGACTTGGTGTTCTTTTTTAAGCAATTATCATTTATGTTGCGCGCAGGCCTGCCTGTATTACAAGCGTTGCAACTTTCGCATACACAAGTGTCTGCCGGGCGCTTACGTAGCGTGATTGGCAGAATGATTACAGATATTGAAACAGGTAGTCAGCTATCACAGGCAATGGCTAAGCATCCCGGTGTTTTCCCACTTATTGCTGTTAATTTAATGGTGGCTGGAGAGTTTACTGGCGATATCGATGCAATCGCCGATCGTTTGGCTACGCATCTTGAAAAGCGAGTGGCACTTAAGTCACAAACCATCAATGCATTAATTTACCCTGGAGTGGTAGTGCTAGTAGCACTAGGTGTAGTGACATTCCTAGTCGTGAAAATCATCCCAACCTTTGCAAAGTTCTTAGCTGGAAAAGGTAACGCTTTGCCACCATCTACTCAGTTCTTAATTGATGCCTCAAATTTTGCATTGAAATATGGCCTACATATTATTGGGTCTTTGGTTATTTTAGTGGTGGCAATTGTTGTTGCTTACAACACCCCTAATGGGCGCTTGAAAATTGACGGGTTTTTATTGCGAATTCCAGTCATAGGTCAATTGTTAACCTGCGGGGCAGTTGCTGAATTGACTTGGTCACTTTCTATGATGCTGCGTAGTGGTTTAACAGTGTTTGATGCCCTGAAAATCAGCTCAAACGTGATTGCAAACCGCCTGATTTCTACGAAATTAAAATCTGCCTCTGAAATGATTTTAACAGGTAAAGACATGGCTTCTAGTATCCGTAATCCTGCTATTCCCGAGCTAGTCACACAGATGATCTCAATTGGTGAGCGCACCGGTACTTTAGACCATGTGTTAATGGAGTTGGGTGTGTTTTACGAGGCGCAGTTACAGGTAGGTATTAAACGTTTAAGTGCCATGATCGAACCAGCCTTAATTTTGGTTATCGGTGGGATTGTTGGTTTTGTCTATTATGCATTTTTTCAAGCAATGTTTTCACTGGCGAAAGGCTAA
- a CDS encoding GspE/PulE family protein produces the protein MSIAIEQLIDAAIRQRLIDAETLAHLRTEARRKRVDLLDAVTAHYRLPVSALYRAVAELRGLPFVDPTGTTPPPELLKKIPQALLRRKAILPLSENAEGILLAVADPDDRATIDSIQRLLGRNVRLAVADPNTLNAMISRSLAATSQGQAATAVSQAAEVDLVALLNDVLKEAFLRRASDVHIVQEEFGLRVRLRVDGALQDYNLNTDGNNTVANGLISRIKVLSNLDIAEQREPQDGGMSYYLPPPIDSEFNIRVATAPTRLGERVTMRILGQEAQNLTLEKLGMSADDLVMFRQAIRKPFGMILLTGPTGSGKSTTLFAALQEINSPDLNIMTVENPIEYVMEGVSQIQTGPKISFAGALRSLLRHDPDVLMVGEIRDEETADVALKAAMTGHLVFSTLHTNTAAGTVARLIDIGCEPFLIGSTMNAVIAQRLVRRLCPHCRVERVATEEERHLLCVTEKKINVYEPKGCAYCQGSGYRGRLGLFETLWFDEELSKLVSRDCTEEELVSCAGNRLRSMWNDGCAKVLTGATTLAEIKTVAIKRD, from the coding sequence ATGTCGATTGCAATTGAACAACTGATTGATGCTGCTATTAGGCAGCGTCTTATTGATGCTGAAACATTGGCGCATTTGCGTACAGAGGCGCGCCGTAAGCGTGTTGACTTACTGGATGCAGTCACTGCACATTATCGGCTGCCTGTTTCTGCGCTTTATAGGGCAGTTGCTGAGCTAAGAGGTTTGCCATTTGTTGACCCAACAGGCACAACGCCACCTCCTGAGTTACTTAAAAAAATCCCCCAAGCATTGTTGAGACGTAAAGCAATCCTTCCATTATCAGAAAATGCTGAAGGTATATTGCTTGCTGTTGCTGACCCTGATGATCGAGCAACCATCGATAGCATTCAACGCTTATTAGGGCGAAACGTACGTTTGGCTGTGGCAGATCCTAATACACTTAATGCGATGATTAGCCGTAGCTTAGCTGCTACTAGTCAGGGGCAAGCAGCCACTGCAGTATCTCAGGCTGCTGAGGTAGATCTGGTTGCCTTGTTGAATGATGTTCTAAAGGAAGCATTCTTGCGACGTGCCTCAGATGTACATATCGTGCAGGAAGAGTTTGGGTTGCGCGTGCGCTTGCGTGTAGATGGCGCGCTTCAAGACTATAACTTAAACACTGATGGTAATAATACCGTGGCGAATGGCTTGATTTCGCGCATTAAAGTATTGTCCAACCTAGATATTGCCGAGCAGCGTGAGCCACAGGATGGTGGTATGTCGTATTACCTGCCTCCTCCTATAGACAGTGAGTTTAATATACGTGTCGCAACTGCACCTACGCGCTTGGGTGAGCGCGTTACCATGCGTATTTTAGGGCAAGAGGCACAGAATTTAACTTTAGAAAAATTAGGCATGTCTGCGGATGATTTGGTGATGTTTCGTCAAGCAATCCGTAAGCCTTTTGGCATGATATTACTTACAGGGCCTACAGGTAGCGGTAAGTCAACAACGCTCTTTGCAGCGCTGCAAGAAATTAACTCCCCAGACCTGAATATCATGACGGTGGAAAACCCTATCGAGTATGTGATGGAAGGGGTTTCTCAAATACAGACTGGTCCTAAGATTAGTTTTGCTGGGGCGCTACGTTCCTTGCTGCGTCATGACCCAGATGTATTGATGGTGGGCGAGATTCGAGATGAGGAAACTGCAGATGTTGCGCTAAAAGCAGCGATGACAGGTCACTTAGTATTTTCAACATTACATACCAATACTGCTGCTGGCACGGTAGCGCGTTTGATTGATATTGGTTGCGAGCCATTTTTGATTGGTTCCACCATGAATGCAGTGATTGCACAACGTTTGGTGCGGCGTTTATGCCCACATTGTAGGGTAGAGCGTGTAGCAACTGAAGAAGAGCGGCATCTACTATGCGTGACTGAGAAAAAAATCAATGTATATGAGCCAAAGGGCTGCGCATATTGTCAAGGCTCTGGTTATCGTGGACGTCTTGGTCTGTTTGAGACTTTGTGGTTTGACGAAGAATTAAGCAAACTGGTTTCACGCGATTGTACTGAAGAAGAGCTGGTGTCGTGCGCAGGAAACCGCTTGAGATCAATGTGGAACGATGGCTGTGCTAAGGTATTAACTGGTGCAACAACTTTAGCTGAAATAAAAACTGTAGCGATTAAACGAGATTAA